Proteins encoded within one genomic window of Nitrospira sp.:
- a CDS encoding PilZ domain-containing protein, whose translation MASSVTTPSAPSTSTADERREWIRIDDRVLMEYRVLAELGAAVPVEATNATPEMISAVVKQPTVDLCARAGESLIDSPMLPWIMKVDYLLEVILNSLAISHPASVTMVQPMDVNLSGGGVGFIASREFMTGEQLAIKIILPPFRLIQTLTKVIRSIPQADGQGFAIATEFIDLKADDQEHLIRHILHTQAERLRARRATTV comes from the coding sequence ATGGCGTCTTCTGTCACGACACCGTCCGCCCCATCCACGAGCACCGCCGATGAACGGCGCGAATGGATCAGAATCGATGATCGAGTGCTGATGGAATATCGCGTGCTCGCTGAGCTAGGAGCCGCCGTTCCCGTCGAGGCAACCAACGCCACTCCAGAGATGATCTCCGCAGTCGTTAAGCAGCCAACTGTGGATCTGTGCGCGCGCGCAGGAGAGTCATTGATCGACTCACCGATGCTTCCATGGATCATGAAAGTTGACTATTTACTTGAAGTCATCCTCAACTCTTTGGCCATCAGCCATCCGGCAAGTGTGACCATGGTGCAACCGATGGATGTCAATCTGAGCGGGGGAGGAGTCGGATTCATCGCCTCTCGGGAATTCATGACCGGTGAGCAGCTGGCAATCAAGATAATTCTTCCGCCATTCAGGCTCATCCAGACGCTAACGAAAGTGATTCGTTCGATCCCTCAGGCAGACGGACAAGGGTTTGCTATCGCCACTGAATTTATCGATCTGAAGGCCGATGATCAAGAACATCTGATCCGCCACATTCTTCATACACAAGCCGAACGATTGAGAGCCCGTCGGGCCACGACCGTGTAA
- a CDS encoding MinD/ParA family protein, protein MAHVISVASGKGGVGKSVVAANLALVLAQKGKQVVLADLDVGGADAHVLVGLLNPPLTLTDFLNHRIEQLDNLAQRLLIHPNLRIIPGTGDTLATANMSYSQKKRLIRNFQDIRADMIVVDIGAGASYHTLDFFLMADHHVAVATPDPTSVLDLYRFLKLAAIRRVLSMFVMRDVLTEGLANRDYSSVEEVLDVAGKTDESGRAIAETTLRAFQPTLILNRVSGRARVNVLQLKKLLKEYVGGDLTLLGEIPDDPAMEQAVRAYVPVVQHAPSSPAAAALLKTGDALLQLLTNPSIQAA, encoded by the coding sequence ATGGCGCATGTGATTTCGGTTGCGTCTGGAAAAGGCGGGGTCGGGAAAAGTGTGGTGGCGGCCAACCTGGCTCTCGTCTTGGCACAAAAGGGGAAGCAAGTGGTGCTCGCAGACCTCGACGTCGGCGGCGCCGATGCGCATGTGCTGGTCGGCCTCCTCAACCCGCCGCTCACCCTGACCGACTTCCTCAACCATCGCATTGAGCAGCTGGATAATCTGGCTCAACGTCTCCTCATTCACCCAAACTTGCGGATTATTCCAGGTACCGGAGACACCTTGGCGACAGCCAACATGTCCTATTCACAGAAAAAACGTCTGATCCGGAATTTTCAAGATATCCGCGCAGACATGATCGTCGTCGATATCGGAGCAGGGGCGAGCTATCATACGCTCGACTTTTTTCTCATGGCCGATCATCACGTTGCCGTTGCAACCCCAGACCCAACCTCCGTCCTGGATCTCTACCGGTTTCTTAAGCTCGCAGCGATTCGTCGGGTCTTGTCGATGTTCGTGATGCGGGATGTCCTGACAGAAGGTCTCGCGAACCGGGATTACAGCAGCGTGGAAGAAGTATTGGATGTTGCAGGCAAGACGGATGAGTCCGGTCGTGCAATTGCAGAAACTACCCTGCGAGCGTTTCAGCCAACCCTCATTCTCAATCGCGTGTCGGGACGTGCCCGCGTCAACGTGCTGCAACTGAAGAAATTGCTTAAAGAGTACGTCGGCGGCGACTTAACCCTGCTGGGTGAGATTCCGGACGACCCTGCGATGGAACAAGCGGTACGCGCGTACGTCCCTGTGGTTCAGCACGCTCCTTCTTCTCCGGCCGCCGCAGCGCTTCTGAAGACGGGCGATGCGCTGCTTCAGCTCCTGACAAACCCTTCGATTCAAGCGGCCTAA
- a CDS encoding helix-turn-helix domain-containing protein: MNNEVSTATTTQTEEASAREGEILTVMEVARFLRVPKSTVYKLARVGELPASKIGKHWRFLRRDIHEWMHGRSRQGS, encoded by the coding sequence ATGAATAATGAAGTATCTACAGCAACGACGACTCAGACCGAGGAGGCCTCCGCACGGGAAGGCGAAATTCTCACGGTGATGGAGGTGGCTCGGTTTCTTCGGGTACCAAAGTCCACGGTCTATAAGCTCGCCCGAGTCGGTGAATTGCCAGCATCAAAAATTGGAAAGCACTGGCGGTTTCTGCGCCGTGATATCCATGAGTGGATGCATGGCCGATCCCGGCAAGGCTCGTGA
- a CDS encoding response regulator translates to MKVLVVDDMVTMRRIVKNILKQLGFGNVDEAENGQEALQKLRADTFGFVVSDWNMPVMTGIDMLRAIRADEKLKALPVLMVTAEAQQSNLIEAVQAGVSNYIVKPFTAETMQEKIAKIFK, encoded by the coding sequence ATGAAGGTCCTGGTGGTCGATGACATGGTGACGATGAGGAGAATCGTCAAAAATATCCTGAAGCAGTTGGGGTTTGGCAATGTGGATGAAGCGGAGAACGGACAAGAAGCGCTGCAGAAGCTGCGAGCCGATACGTTCGGGTTCGTGGTGTCCGACTGGAATATGCCAGTCATGACAGGCATCGATATGCTACGGGCAATTCGGGCGGATGAAAAGCTCAAGGCCCTTCCTGTGCTGATGGTGACAGCCGAGGCGCAACAAAGCAATTTGATTGAAGCAGTGCAGGCCGGCGTCAGCAACTACATTGTTAAGCCGTTTACCGCTGAGACGATGCAAGAAAAGATTGCAAAGATCTTCAAGTAG
- a CDS encoding flagellar motor protein, which yields MDIATIIGIVLALGSIIGGQILEGGHVSSIMQLTALIIVAGGTFGAVCVQNPLSVVIKAFGALSLAITGPHIDNKGTIKLILDLANVSRKQGLLALEGKLKDVKDPFMKKGIQLIVDGTDPKAVHEILEIEVEHHEEQGVHAAKVWEAAGGYAPCVGIIGAVLGLIHVMENLADPSALGGGIAVAFVATVYGVGLANLFFLPLANKIKFKLKEEAGSRNLIIMGLVGLAQGENPRLLQEKLESVLPHSERTHEKKK from the coding sequence ATGGATATCGCAACCATTATTGGGATCGTCCTTGCGTTGGGCTCCATTATCGGAGGCCAAATCCTTGAGGGCGGGCACGTCAGCTCGATTATGCAGCTCACCGCCCTCATCATCGTGGCGGGCGGGACGTTCGGCGCGGTGTGTGTGCAGAATCCGCTGTCGGTGGTCATTAAGGCGTTCGGTGCGCTGTCTCTGGCGATCACAGGCCCCCATATCGACAACAAAGGAACCATTAAGCTGATCCTGGACCTTGCGAACGTCTCGCGAAAACAAGGCCTCTTGGCGCTTGAAGGGAAACTCAAAGACGTCAAAGATCCCTTCATGAAGAAGGGAATCCAGCTCATTGTCGATGGAACCGATCCGAAAGCTGTACACGAGATTCTGGAAATTGAAGTGGAGCACCATGAAGAGCAAGGTGTCCATGCGGCCAAGGTATGGGAAGCGGCTGGTGGATACGCACCGTGTGTCGGCATTATCGGTGCAGTGCTTGGGTTGATTCATGTGATGGAGAATCTGGCCGATCCCTCCGCGCTCGGAGGTGGTATTGCCGTCGCCTTCGTCGCGACCGTGTATGGCGTTGGCTTGGCGAACCTCTTCTTTCTGCCGTTGGCCAATAAAATCAAGTTTAAGCTGAAAGAGGAGGCGGGATCACGCAACCTGATCATTATGGGTCTGGTGGGACTCGCGCAGGGAGAGAATCCACGATTGCTTCAGGAAAAACTGGAGAGTGTGCTTCCACACAGCGAGCGCACGCACGAGAAGAAGAAATGA
- a CDS encoding flagellar motor protein MotD — translation MSKKKHEEHENHERWLVSYADFITLLFAFFVVMYSISSVNVGKFRTVSESIKAALNPIVSPPSSPSPMILSASKAALTAPDSPGSKDVVIRKLRNLVKAIKASPQLAMVRITEMVNGDIVITIPDQLLFNSGEAAVRPEALRFLEGLGTAIVELNRHTRIEGHTDNVPIRTAQFPSNWELSSTRAVMVVRVLSELYGVPVDHLAAVGHAETRPVTANADAEQRAKNRRVEVVILEQAPPTPIVQEETDSDVLGRSTDEESLNASQVVPKLSGEGRASTP, via the coding sequence ATGTCCAAGAAGAAGCACGAAGAGCATGAAAATCACGAGCGGTGGCTGGTGTCGTATGCCGACTTCATCACCTTATTGTTCGCATTTTTCGTCGTGATGTATTCGATCTCTTCTGTCAATGTCGGAAAATTTCGAACTGTCAGTGAGTCGATCAAGGCTGCACTGAATCCAATCGTCAGTCCTCCATCCTCACCATCACCGATGATACTGAGTGCCAGCAAAGCTGCGCTGACGGCACCAGACTCACCTGGGAGCAAAGACGTCGTCATCCGCAAACTCAGGAATTTAGTCAAAGCCATCAAGGCGTCGCCTCAATTGGCGATGGTGCGGATTACCGAAATGGTGAATGGAGATATCGTGATCACCATTCCGGACCAGCTCCTCTTTAACAGTGGAGAAGCCGCCGTGCGTCCTGAGGCGTTGCGGTTTCTTGAGGGGCTTGGCACGGCCATTGTTGAATTGAACCGGCATACCAGGATTGAGGGACATACGGACAATGTTCCTATTCGCACCGCGCAGTTTCCGTCCAATTGGGAATTGTCCTCAACACGGGCGGTGATGGTTGTGCGAGTATTGTCGGAGCTCTACGGCGTACCGGTTGATCACCTCGCCGCAGTGGGGCATGCCGAGACGAGGCCTGTGACGGCGAATGCAGATGCCGAACAGAGGGCGAAGAACCGTCGAGTGGAGGTCGTGATTCTTGAGCAAGCCCCGCCCACGCCTATCGTACAAGAGGAGACCGATTCAGATGTGCTCGGACGATCGACTGACGAGGAGTCGTTGAATGCGTCACAGGTTGTTCCGAAACTATCGGGAGAGGGACGAGCGTCAACACCGTAG
- a CDS encoding STAS domain-containing protein — protein sequence MRHRLFRNYRERDERQHRRWGRRVMRVTLKSWSSAVDKRTRYVQLGGACTMATESSSPQPAQANDPIPRHLAPKGDITIFEASEFKDSLTKLFQNDGLVSVDLSGVARVDTAAIQLLLAAKKQNRMFVSGMSEDLQGRLQQLGFTGSLSE from the coding sequence ATGCGTCACAGGTTGTTCCGAAACTATCGGGAGAGGGACGAGCGTCAACACCGTAGGTGGGGTAGGCGTGTCATGCGGGTAACACTCAAGTCTTGGTCTTCAGCAGTCGACAAGAGGACTCGGTACGTTCAGTTAGGAGGGGCTTGTACTATGGCCACAGAATCATCATCCCCGCAACCAGCTCAGGCGAATGATCCGATCCCCAGACATCTCGCTCCGAAAGGAGATATCACCATTTTTGAAGCGAGCGAATTTAAAGACTCGCTGACGAAGTTGTTTCAAAACGATGGGTTGGTGTCCGTAGACCTCAGCGGCGTGGCTCGAGTCGATACGGCGGCGATTCAACTATTGCTGGCCGCCAAGAAGCAAAATCGCATGTTTGTGTCTGGGATGTCCGAAGACTTACAGGGAAGATTACAGCAGCTCGGATTTACCGGCTCACTCAGTGAATGA
- a CDS encoding response regulator, with product MSKTALIVDDSRTMRQMVAFTLTNAGFTVIEAEDGKDAVNKVKAAGQVKLDIVVTDLNMPEMDGIALIKELRKLTTFKFTPILMLTTEAAMEKKQEGKEAGATGWIVKPFNPEVLLKTIAKVLPA from the coding sequence ATGAGTAAGACAGCACTGATCGTCGATGATTCACGGACCATGCGGCAGATGGTCGCATTCACCCTCACCAACGCCGGGTTTACCGTGATCGAAGCAGAGGATGGGAAAGACGCGGTCAACAAGGTGAAAGCGGCAGGTCAGGTAAAGTTGGATATCGTCGTGACAGACCTGAACATGCCGGAGATGGATGGCATCGCCCTCATCAAGGAACTGCGTAAACTGACCACATTTAAATTCACGCCGATTCTGATGCTGACGACGGAGGCGGCGATGGAGAAGAAACAAGAGGGCAAGGAAGCTGGCGCCACGGGATGGATCGTCAAGCCGTTCAACCCGGAAGTCTTGCTGAAAACGATCGCCAAGGTCTTGCCGGCGTAA
- a CDS encoding chemotaxis protein CheA codes for MSNEFAQFQDAFFDEAAEHLAVVEEGLLELEQHPEDRDLLNKIFRSAHSIKGGSGMFGFNVVAQFTHKMETLLDLLRNGQKAVSPEIADLLLKSTDCLKTLIEAAKTGASVDDATVQRLTDELASASASGPQQSKPNPSEATPSQAQERQGDLTYVITWTPPAWLFQRGLDPLQVLRELRNLGNLTEVVIDMSRLPDLAEIDPERCYLSWRMRLTTGKDRKMIEAVFEFVREDSALAIEAVRGNEIGGKSDEGKASGESIVPPHPSSLPSDGIEGRAKHLGEILVEDGVVSPAALSQALAQQKRVGEILVEQKAVTPQQLEQALNKQKQQESSTSAKKTDTASIRVDTAKIDKLINLVGELVITQSMLSDLGSRFEIRQLPVLLERVAQLERNTREIQERVMGIRMLPIGTAFSRFPRLVRDLSAKAGKKIQLVLSGEETELDKTVIESIGDPLTHLVRNSADHGLEGPDERLDNNKPELGTIRLNAFHEGGSICITVEDDGRGLNREKIIAKAVKQGLISESDKLTDDQIWPLIFKPGFSTAEKVTDVSGRGVGMDVVKRNIEALGGTVTIKTEQEKGTTFTLKLPLTLAIIEGMTVRIGQETYIVPLLSILESIQPKEGVVKTVVGKGELINVRGTYLPVIRLYEVFALKPEHTLPTKAILLILETEGERVAVMVDEILGQQQVVIKSMEQNFRKVEGIAGATILSDGTVGFILDVRGLLEIARHGDQVAA; via the coding sequence ATGAGCAACGAGTTTGCACAATTCCAAGACGCCTTTTTTGATGAGGCCGCAGAGCATCTGGCCGTCGTCGAGGAAGGCTTATTGGAACTGGAACAACATCCAGAAGATCGGGATCTGCTCAATAAGATATTTCGCTCGGCTCATTCAATCAAGGGCGGGAGCGGCATGTTCGGCTTCAACGTGGTCGCCCAATTTACACACAAGATGGAGACGCTGCTGGATTTGCTGAGAAATGGGCAGAAAGCCGTCTCGCCAGAGATTGCAGACCTCCTTCTCAAATCGACCGACTGTTTAAAGACTTTGATTGAGGCGGCCAAGACGGGCGCGTCGGTGGATGATGCGACGGTGCAACGACTCACGGACGAATTAGCGTCCGCGAGCGCATCCGGTCCCCAGCAGTCAAAGCCCAATCCAAGCGAGGCCACACCGAGTCAGGCTCAAGAGCGGCAAGGGGATCTGACCTACGTCATTACATGGACTCCGCCTGCATGGTTGTTTCAACGGGGGCTCGATCCACTGCAAGTCTTGAGAGAGCTGCGAAATCTCGGGAATCTGACCGAGGTAGTGATCGATATGTCCCGGTTGCCGGATCTCGCCGAGATTGATCCGGAGCGATGCTATCTCTCATGGCGCATGCGGCTGACGACCGGCAAGGATCGCAAGATGATTGAGGCCGTATTTGAGTTCGTCCGAGAAGACAGTGCGCTCGCCATTGAAGCGGTGAGGGGGAATGAGATAGGGGGCAAGAGTGACGAGGGAAAGGCTTCCGGAGAATCTATCGTTCCTCCTCATCCCTCATCCCTCCCCTCTGACGGCATTGAGGGACGGGCCAAACACCTTGGAGAGATTCTCGTCGAAGATGGGGTGGTGTCTCCCGCTGCACTGAGTCAGGCACTGGCGCAACAAAAGCGAGTCGGGGAGATTCTCGTCGAGCAAAAGGCGGTGACTCCTCAACAGCTGGAGCAGGCGCTGAACAAGCAGAAACAACAGGAATCTTCCACATCCGCTAAGAAAACCGATACGGCGTCTATTCGTGTGGATACGGCCAAGATCGACAAGTTGATCAATCTGGTCGGCGAACTGGTCATTACGCAGTCTATGTTGAGCGACTTAGGGTCTCGGTTCGAGATTCGGCAGCTTCCCGTATTACTGGAGCGCGTGGCTCAGCTGGAACGGAACACCCGAGAAATTCAAGAACGCGTCATGGGGATCCGCATGCTGCCGATCGGCACCGCATTCAGCCGATTCCCACGGTTGGTTCGAGACCTGTCGGCCAAGGCCGGGAAAAAAATCCAGCTGGTCCTCTCAGGCGAAGAGACCGAACTCGATAAGACGGTCATCGAATCCATCGGGGATCCGCTGACACATTTGGTCAGGAATTCAGCCGATCATGGCTTGGAAGGACCTGATGAACGTCTGGACAATAATAAGCCAGAACTGGGAACGATCCGGCTCAATGCCTTCCATGAAGGCGGGAGCATCTGTATCACGGTCGAAGATGATGGTCGTGGGCTGAATCGGGAGAAAATCATAGCCAAGGCCGTGAAACAGGGATTGATCAGCGAGAGCGACAAACTGACCGACGACCAGATCTGGCCCTTAATCTTCAAGCCTGGGTTTTCGACTGCGGAGAAAGTTACGGATGTCTCCGGCCGCGGCGTCGGGATGGACGTCGTCAAGCGCAATATCGAGGCGCTCGGCGGCACCGTCACGATCAAAACAGAACAAGAGAAAGGTACCACCTTCACCCTCAAGCTGCCGCTCACGTTGGCGATCATCGAAGGGATGACGGTTCGGATTGGACAAGAAACCTATATCGTACCATTGCTCTCGATTCTGGAATCCATCCAGCCGAAGGAGGGTGTGGTCAAGACCGTTGTCGGAAAAGGCGAACTCATCAACGTGCGGGGGACCTATCTGCCGGTGATCCGCCTCTACGAAGTCTTTGCCTTGAAGCCTGAACATACGCTGCCGACGAAGGCCATTCTGCTGATTCTCGAGACCGAAGGCGAGCGTGTGGCGGTGATGGTCGATGAGATCCTCGGGCAGCAACAAGTGGTGATCAAGAGTATGGAACAAAATTTCAGGAAGGTCGAAGGAATCGCGGGCGCCACGATTTTGAGCGACGGCACCGTCGGATTCATCTTGGACGTCCGCGGATTGCTGGAAATCGCCCGCCATGGAGATCAGGTTGCGGCGTGA
- a CDS encoding chemotaxis protein CheW, producing MAATAIETATRELHQQIGLTTDDNQFLTFNLGEELYGVDILRVQEIKGYTAVTKIPNTPPHIKGVLNLRGTIVPIVELRTKFGMPTIDYTAFTVIIVVVVRDKVMGLVVDAVSDVLNIDKKDIQSSPQFGVKVDVSFLNGIGKSGDKLVALLDIDRMLPEGEAPVAAVSEGA from the coding sequence ATGGCGGCAACAGCAATCGAAACAGCCACAAGAGAGCTGCATCAACAGATTGGACTGACCACAGATGACAATCAGTTCCTCACATTCAACTTGGGCGAGGAGCTCTACGGGGTGGACATACTCCGCGTTCAGGAGATTAAGGGCTATACGGCTGTGACGAAGATTCCCAACACTCCGCCCCACATCAAGGGTGTCTTGAATCTTCGCGGCACGATTGTGCCGATCGTCGAACTGCGGACCAAGTTTGGGATGCCGACGATCGATTACACGGCGTTCACCGTCATCATCGTCGTCGTGGTCCGCGACAAGGTGATGGGACTGGTGGTAGATGCCGTGTCTGACGTGTTGAACATCGACAAGAAGGATATCCAGTCATCTCCGCAGTTCGGCGTGAAGGTGGATGTGAGCTTTCTCAACGGGATCGGAAAGTCCGGGGACAAACTCGTGGCACTCTTGGATATCGATCGCATGTTGCCGGAAGGAGAGGCGCCGGTGGCGGCGGTATCTGAGGGGGCATAG
- a CDS encoding type II toxin-antitoxin system Phd/YefM family antitoxin, translated as MIRLNIHEAKTHLSKYLTRLKAGDRIVLCRRNQPVAQITPLSEVPTRPRPIGLAKQTFSVPASFFEPLPDDLLHTFEGGKA; from the coding sequence ATGATTAGACTGAATATTCATGAAGCGAAAACCCATCTTTCCAAGTATCTCACCAGACTCAAAGCCGGGGATCGAATCGTACTGTGTCGGCGCAATCAGCCTGTGGCACAGATCACTCCACTGTCTGAAGTTCCGACACGTCCGCGCCCCATCGGTTTGGCCAAACAGACGTTCTCTGTCCCGGCATCATTTTTTGAACCACTTCCCGATGACCTGCTTCACACCTTCGAGGGCGGGAAGGCGTGA
- a CDS encoding type II toxin-antitoxin system VapC family toxin, which translates to MRCLLDTCTFLWIIAGSRELSPTAANMFTDPTHEIYLSAVSVWEISVKHSLGKLPLPTSVDRFVLAQREMHGISVLSLEERAVFHLHKLPTLHRDPFDRMLVCQAIEHDCVLLTPDPLIAQYPVRTRW; encoded by the coding sequence GTGAGGTGTCTCCTCGATACCTGCACCTTCTTGTGGATTATCGCAGGCTCGCGCGAACTCTCTCCTACCGCAGCGAATATGTTTACCGATCCCACCCATGAAATCTACCTTAGTGCAGTGTCGGTGTGGGAGATCTCGGTCAAACATTCGCTTGGAAAGTTGCCTCTACCGACGTCCGTCGATCGGTTTGTCTTGGCCCAGCGGGAGATGCACGGGATATCGGTTCTGTCGCTCGAAGAACGGGCCGTGTTTCACTTGCACAAACTTCCCACGCTGCATCGCGACCCGTTCGATCGGATGTTGGTCTGCCAGGCCATTGAGCACGATTGCGTGCTGTTGACTCCCGACCCGCTCATTGCTCAATATCCCGTCAGAACGCGATGGTAA
- a CDS encoding PAS domain S-box protein, with amino-acid sequence MAGKTPKRRRVVKGAHSKSKQRGTKQAAVRAQANGARRTEVTERRQLEASLRESEQRHRSVVAAMAEGVVIQDEQGVILSCNASACQILGLTEAQVLGRTSFDPRWWVIHEDGSSFPGKTHPAMETLRTGLPSEHVIMGVHRPDGTLVWISINTHPITMGKDELPSGVVSSFRDITEQKRVEENLLRTQFAMDQAVDAVYWIDPHARILYTNEAASAMLGYTKEEFLRMTVHDLNPDFPAEVWPGWWAETKEKKVMSLETVHLAKDGRRIPIDIRVSFLAYEGQEFHCAYVHDIRERKRVDEALRASQERFELAARATNDGIWDWNILTGEQYWSDRHLELFGLEAGALTPTYETWILRVHPDDADRVHHATCRHLETREPYDIEMRVRMRDGHYRWFRDQGQAVWDGSGRPVRMVGSISDVTERRNAEAIIQKVHAELEQRVVERTSQLAQANRLLQDEVAERKSVEEAVRDSELRYKLLTEATFDGIAIHDQGILLEVNAGLERMFGYEVGELVGRPLLDLVAEESRERVVANMRDGVSGPYESIGRRKDGTTFPGEVVVRPYRYRGKDVRLVAGRDITERKHLEMERTRQTEELERQVIERTIDIARLESQRVQGERLAALGRLAAGVAHEINNPIAGIKNAFELVKQAVDPAHTQYEFVGMIDREITRVSSIVQNMYQLYRRESGKVETVDLRTMIGDIEALFAKQLQQRQLTLAVEAASKVDRLDAPRSDLLQVLLNLLNNAIDCSYEGGTITMAICEEAEVIRISVADQGAGISLEVLPHIFDPFFTTKTEGEQKGMGLGLSISQSLVASMGGRIDVQTQRGRGSTFSVLLPRRKIVVPVPDQISIIKEEVTHGC; translated from the coding sequence GTGGCCGGTAAAACGCCGAAGCGCCGGAGGGTTGTGAAAGGCGCTCACAGCAAATCCAAGCAGCGGGGCACCAAGCAAGCTGCGGTACGCGCTCAGGCCAATGGGGCTCGACGCACAGAGGTTACTGAACGCCGCCAACTCGAAGCGTCGCTGCGTGAGAGCGAACAACGGCACCGGAGCGTCGTGGCGGCGATGGCGGAGGGGGTCGTCATTCAGGATGAGCAGGGGGTCATCCTCTCGTGCAATGCCAGTGCCTGCCAGATTCTGGGACTCACCGAAGCCCAGGTGTTGGGCCGTACCTCGTTCGATCCACGGTGGTGGGTGATCCACGAAGATGGCTCGTCGTTTCCCGGCAAAACCCATCCGGCGATGGAGACGCTCCGAACGGGTCTCCCCAGTGAGCATGTCATCATGGGTGTGCATCGGCCAGATGGGACGCTCGTGTGGATTTCAATCAACACGCACCCCATCACCATGGGCAAGGATGAGTTGCCGTCAGGCGTGGTTTCGTCGTTTCGTGACATTACCGAACAGAAGCGGGTGGAGGAGAATCTTCTGCGGACGCAGTTTGCCATGGATCAAGCGGTGGATGCAGTCTACTGGATCGATCCCCATGCCAGGATTCTTTATACCAACGAGGCGGCCAGTGCGATGTTGGGCTATACCAAAGAGGAATTCTTACGCATGACGGTCCACGATCTGAATCCAGACTTTCCGGCGGAAGTGTGGCCTGGGTGGTGGGCGGAGACGAAAGAGAAAAAGGTCATGTCACTGGAGACCGTCCATCTGGCGAAGGATGGTCGACGGATTCCCATCGACATCCGTGTCAGTTTCCTCGCCTATGAGGGCCAGGAATTCCACTGCGCCTATGTCCACGATATCCGTGAGCGGAAGCGAGTGGACGAAGCCTTACGTGCAAGCCAAGAGCGGTTTGAATTGGCGGCCCGTGCCACCAACGACGGCATCTGGGATTGGAATATTCTGACCGGAGAACAGTATTGGTCTGATCGCCACTTGGAACTGTTCGGGCTTGAGGCTGGCGCCCTCACTCCCACGTATGAAACATGGATTTTGAGAGTGCATCCAGATGACGCCGATCGAGTACACCACGCCACCTGTCGTCACCTTGAGACTCGTGAACCATACGATATCGAGATGCGGGTGAGGATGAGGGACGGCCATTATCGCTGGTTCCGGGATCAAGGCCAGGCGGTGTGGGATGGCTCCGGCCGACCGGTGCGTATGGTCGGGTCAATTTCTGATGTGACCGAGCGAAGAAACGCTGAAGCAATAATTCAGAAAGTCCATGCTGAGCTTGAACAGCGTGTCGTCGAACGGACGTCACAGCTCGCGCAGGCTAACCGCTTGCTTCAGGATGAAGTTGCCGAGCGGAAAAGCGTGGAAGAGGCGGTGCGTGATAGCGAATTGCGATACAAATTGTTGACAGAGGCGACCTTCGACGGCATTGCCATTCACGATCAGGGGATCTTGCTTGAGGTGAATGCTGGGTTGGAGCGCATGTTTGGATACGAAGTGGGTGAACTTGTCGGCCGACCGCTTCTGGATCTTGTTGCGGAAGAGTCTCGCGAGCGGGTTGTTGCCAATATGCGGGATGGCGTGAGTGGGCCTTACGAATCCATAGGCCGCCGAAAAGACGGCACCACCTTTCCTGGAGAGGTGGTGGTCCGGCCTTATCGGTATCGTGGAAAGGATGTCCGACTGGTGGCGGGCCGAGACATCACTGAGCGAAAACACCTGGAAATGGAACGGACTCGGCAGACGGAAGAGCTGGAACGCCAGGTTATTGAGCGGACCATCGATATTGCGAGGCTGGAATCGCAGCGAGTACAGGGGGAACGGCTGGCGGCGCTGGGCCGTTTGGCGGCCGGCGTCGCCCATGAAATCAACAACCCGATCGCCGGGATCAAGAATGCGTTTGAGCTGGTGAAGCAGGCGGTCGATCCTGCGCATACACAGTATGAATTCGTCGGTATGATCGACCGTGAGATCACGCGCGTCTCATCTATCGTGCAGAATATGTACCAGCTCTACCGACGGGAGTCCGGTAAGGTGGAGACCGTCGATCTTCGGACGATGATCGGGGATATCGAGGCTCTGTTTGCCAAACAGTTGCAGCAGCGACAACTCACGCTGGCTGTTGAGGCAGCATCTAAGGTCGACAGACTCGATGCGCCGCGAAGCGATCTCCTGCAAGTCTTGTTGAATCTGCTGAATAACGCCATCGATTGTTCCTACGAAGGAGGAACAATCACGATGGCCATCTGTGAAGAAGCAGAGGTCATCCGTATTTCGGTGGCCGATCAAGGGGCAGGAATATCCCTGGAGGTCCTCCCGCATATCTTCGATCCGTTCTTTACGACGAAGACGGAAGGCGAGCAGAAGGGCATGGGACTAGGCCTGTCTATTTCTCAAAGTCTGGTGGCCTCGATGGGAGGGAGGATCGATGTCCAGACGCAGCGTGGGCGGGGATCGACCTTTTCGGTGTTGTTGCCACGCCGTAAGATCGTGGTGCCTGTGCCTGATCAGATATCCATAATCAAGGAGGAGGTCACACATGGTTGCTGA